One Citricoccus sp. K5 DNA window includes the following coding sequences:
- a CDS encoding PDZ domain-containing protein, with translation MSETGHPPTSPSAVPGSVTPFTDQAPADAARLKDATDLKAWTRRAQAGRRRRRFTAVAGAVAGLLTLTAVALPSPFIIESPGPTFNTVGEFEGEPVITVNGAETYPTDGHLDLTTVYVSGAPNGWTTFLDVMRSWVDPTASVIPQELVYPSGTTSEEVNAENSAAMATSQSWAVAAALENLGIDYRQTLFVAGFTEDSQATDLLQPEDQLVTADGIEVTGLEGLKNRLNDSGGEPVNLGIVRDGQERTVEVPVYEGAQGEWLMGVFLDSDFEFPLDVAITLENVGGPSAGLMFALGIVDELTPGAMAGGQHFAGTGTIDPDGTVGEIGGIVQKVAGAQAGGARHFLAPEGNCAELAGNVPEGIEVYSVATLEQARTVVETVGSGETPQAPTCG, from the coding sequence GTGTCAGAGACCGGACACCCGCCGACGTCGCCGTCGGCCGTGCCCGGTTCCGTGACCCCGTTCACGGACCAGGCACCGGCTGACGCGGCCCGCCTGAAAGACGCCACCGACCTCAAGGCGTGGACACGTCGAGCCCAGGCCGGTCGTCGCCGTCGCCGCTTCACCGCCGTGGCGGGTGCCGTTGCCGGCCTTTTGACCCTGACCGCCGTCGCCCTGCCCAGCCCGTTCATCATCGAGTCGCCCGGGCCGACCTTCAACACCGTCGGCGAGTTCGAGGGTGAGCCGGTGATCACCGTCAACGGTGCCGAGACGTATCCGACGGACGGCCACCTGGACCTGACCACGGTGTACGTGTCCGGGGCCCCGAACGGCTGGACGACGTTCCTGGATGTGATGCGCAGCTGGGTCGATCCCACCGCATCCGTGATCCCCCAGGAACTCGTCTACCCCTCCGGGACCACCTCAGAGGAGGTCAACGCCGAGAATTCCGCAGCCATGGCCACCTCTCAGAGCTGGGCCGTGGCGGCAGCGCTGGAGAACCTCGGCATCGACTACCGCCAGACCCTGTTCGTCGCCGGCTTCACCGAGGACTCCCAGGCGACCGACCTGCTCCAGCCGGAGGATCAACTGGTCACCGCGGACGGAATCGAGGTCACCGGGCTCGAGGGTCTGAAGAACCGGCTCAATGACTCCGGTGGTGAACCGGTCAACCTCGGCATCGTCCGGGACGGCCAGGAGCGCACCGTCGAGGTCCCCGTCTACGAGGGGGCCCAGGGGGAGTGGCTGATGGGCGTCTTCCTGGACTCGGACTTCGAATTTCCGCTGGACGTGGCGATCACGCTGGAGAATGTCGGTGGTCCGAGCGCTGGGCTGATGTTCGCGCTCGGAATCGTCGATGAGTTGACGCCCGGTGCCATGGCTGGCGGCCAGCACTTCGCGGGCACCGGGACCATCGACCCGGATGGAACGGTCGGGGAGATCGGCGGGATCGTGCAGAAGGTCGCCGGCGCCCAGGCTGGCGGGGCACGTCATTTCCTGGCGCCGGAGGGCAATTGCGCTGAACTGGCGGGCAACGTCCCCGAGGGGATCGAGGTCTATTCGGTGGCCACCCTCGAGCAGGCCCGAACCGTGGTCGAGACCGTGGGGAGTGGTGAAACGCCGCAGGCACCGACGTGCGGCTGA
- a CDS encoding UPF0182 family protein yields MSFGQGFGGLFGGPDDGRGNDRGTGGSGGLFGGPGGGGPGGPGRPGGPGQPADRGGDSSGARPAGSRRPSALVLTIVVLAVLVVAFMFFSGVYTDVLWYNQVDFSEVFWTEIWTRAALFAIGGVLMGAAVWLSMWLAWRSRPQNLQSQTRDSLAQYQKQLEPMRRLVFIGIPVVIGFFAGSAAMNGWQDVLLFLNQEPYGQVDPEFGLDYMFFMATLPFLGLIVGFLVSVVLIAGIAGLLVHYLYGSIRVKEQGGVVIESPSRIHLGVFVALFLLLQAGNYWLNRFRTLQSQDGNWAGAMYTDVNAVIPTSTILAVAAALVAILFIVTAITGKWRISLVGAAGLVIAAIVAGAAYPFLIQEYQVRPSEVTLEQDYINRNIEHTREAYGLADVESTDYAGATDAEPGSLAEEADNTENIRLMDPNLLSRTFGQLQQFRPYYAFPETLHVDRYDVEGESQDTIISVRDVNVDPASSWVNQHITYTHGYGLVAADASEVAAGGRPSFLLSGIPTSGALGSDETYEPRIYFGMNSPSYSIVGAPEGAPERERDRPQDAASDQDTTYTFTGEGGPSVGSFFNQLVYAIKFGSTEILLSSDVNSESQILYDRSPIERIQKVAPYLTVDSNAYPAIVDGRVQWIVEGYTTSDKFPYSTAQQLDSATRDGLNTDANANLSGQVNYMRNSVKATVDAYDGSVNLYAWDEEDPLLKAWQKVYPTSLQPYSEMSAELMDHVRYPEDMFKVQRELLGRYHVTNPVDFYENNDAWSVPADPTQDDGTVKVPPYYMTLRMPGKDEPAFSLTSTYIPQITQGAQQRNVLYGFLSANGDAGTGEDGQKAEGYGHIQLLELPRQTAIPGPGQAQANFDSNAQVSQELNLLRQGASEVINGNLITLPVADGILYVQPVYIQSTGPTSYPTLRRVLVSYGDEVGFASTLEEALDQVFGGDSGAQTADGEDPEAEPGGEPGSQPEVPETQSQQEQLGQALTDANEAIQASEEAMANGDWTAYGEAQTRLNDALSRALEADEAIRGEATPDEGAEAPADGEQTEPPAEGGTEG; encoded by the coding sequence GTGAGTTTCGGACAAGGGTTTGGCGGTCTCTTCGGAGGACCGGACGATGGACGCGGCAACGACCGCGGAACAGGGGGCTCCGGCGGCCTGTTCGGTGGCCCGGGCGGCGGCGGACCGGGGGGTCCTGGTCGTCCCGGTGGCCCAGGGCAGCCGGCGGACCGCGGCGGTGATTCCTCGGGGGCGCGTCCAGCCGGCTCCCGCCGCCCCTCCGCGCTGGTGCTCACCATCGTGGTGCTGGCTGTGCTCGTGGTCGCCTTCATGTTCTTCTCGGGCGTCTACACCGATGTCCTCTGGTACAACCAGGTGGACTTCTCCGAGGTGTTCTGGACCGAGATCTGGACCCGTGCCGCCTTGTTCGCGATCGGTGGGGTGCTCATGGGCGCAGCCGTCTGGTTGTCCATGTGGCTGGCCTGGCGGTCCCGACCGCAGAACCTGCAGAGCCAGACCCGTGATTCCCTGGCGCAATACCAGAAGCAGCTCGAGCCCATGCGCCGCCTGGTGTTCATCGGCATCCCGGTGGTGATCGGGTTCTTCGCCGGGTCCGCCGCCATGAACGGATGGCAGGACGTGCTGCTGTTCCTCAATCAGGAGCCTTACGGCCAGGTGGACCCGGAGTTCGGCCTGGACTATATGTTCTTCATGGCGACCCTGCCGTTCCTCGGCCTGATCGTCGGATTCCTGGTGTCAGTCGTCTTGATCGCCGGCATCGCCGGACTGCTCGTGCACTACCTCTATGGCAGCATCCGGGTGAAGGAGCAGGGCGGGGTCGTCATCGAGTCTCCGTCCCGCATCCACCTGGGCGTCTTCGTCGCACTGTTCCTCCTGCTGCAGGCCGGCAACTACTGGCTGAACCGCTTCCGGACCCTGCAGTCACAGGACGGGAACTGGGCCGGTGCCATGTACACCGACGTCAACGCCGTGATCCCGACCTCTACGATCCTCGCGGTGGCCGCCGCCCTCGTGGCCATCCTGTTCATCGTCACGGCCATCACCGGCAAGTGGCGGATCTCGCTGGTCGGCGCTGCGGGCCTGGTCATCGCCGCGATCGTGGCCGGTGCGGCCTACCCCTTCCTCATCCAGGAGTACCAGGTCAGGCCCTCCGAGGTGACCCTGGAACAGGACTACATCAACCGCAATATCGAGCACACCCGTGAGGCCTACGGTCTGGCCGACGTGGAGTCCACCGATTACGCCGGTGCCACCGACGCCGAGCCTGGAAGCCTGGCCGAGGAAGCGGACAACACCGAGAACATCCGCCTGATGGACCCGAACCTGCTCTCGCGGACATTCGGACAGCTGCAGCAATTCCGTCCGTACTACGCCTTCCCAGAGACCCTGCACGTGGACCGCTACGACGTGGAGGGAGAATCCCAGGACACCATCATCTCCGTCCGTGACGTCAACGTGGACCCCGCCTCGTCCTGGGTGAACCAGCACATCACGTACACCCACGGCTACGGCCTGGTGGCCGCGGACGCTTCCGAGGTGGCCGCCGGAGGACGCCCGTCCTTCCTGCTCTCCGGGATCCCGACCTCGGGTGCCCTGGGCAGCGATGAGACCTATGAGCCGCGCATCTACTTCGGCATGAACTCCCCGAGCTACTCGATCGTGGGCGCGCCGGAGGGGGCCCCGGAGCGCGAGCGTGACCGTCCGCAGGATGCCGCCAGTGACCAGGACACCACCTATACCTTCACCGGTGAGGGCGGTCCGTCCGTGGGCAGCTTCTTCAACCAGCTGGTCTATGCCATCAAATTCGGCTCCACGGAGATCCTGTTGTCCTCGGACGTGAACTCCGAGTCACAGATCCTCTATGACCGCAGTCCGATCGAGCGCATCCAGAAGGTCGCGCCGTATCTGACCGTGGACTCCAACGCCTACCCGGCCATCGTGGACGGCCGCGTGCAGTGGATCGTGGAGGGGTACACCACCTCGGATAAATTCCCGTACTCCACCGCCCAGCAACTGGACTCGGCGACCCGGGACGGCCTGAACACGGACGCCAACGCCAATCTGTCCGGCCAGGTGAACTACATGCGCAACTCCGTCAAGGCCACCGTGGACGCCTATGACGGCTCGGTCAACCTGTACGCCTGGGACGAGGAGGACCCGTTGCTGAAGGCTTGGCAGAAGGTCTACCCGACCTCGCTGCAGCCGTACTCGGAGATGAGCGCCGAACTCATGGACCATGTGCGGTACCCCGAGGACATGTTCAAGGTCCAGCGGGAACTGCTTGGCCGCTACCACGTGACCAACCCGGTGGACTTCTACGAGAACAACGACGCGTGGTCCGTGCCGGCCGATCCGACCCAGGATGACGGCACGGTCAAGGTGCCGCCGTACTACATGACCCTGCGTATGCCGGGCAAGGATGAGCCAGCCTTCTCGCTGACCAGCACATATATCCCGCAGATCACCCAGGGCGCTCAGCAGCGCAACGTGCTCTACGGCTTCCTGTCCGCCAACGGCGACGCGGGAACCGGTGAGGACGGCCAGAAGGCCGAGGGCTATGGGCATATCCAGCTCCTGGAACTGCCCCGTCAGACGGCAATCCCCGGTCCGGGCCAGGCCCAGGCGAACTTCGACTCCAACGCTCAGGTCTCCCAGGAACTGAACCTGTTGCGTCAGGGCGCGTCGGAGGTCATCAACGGCAACCTGATCACGTTGCCCGTTGCTGACGGCATCCTGTATGTCCAGCCGGTCTACATCCAGTCCACCGGTCCGACGTCCTACCCGACGCTGCGCCGGGTCCTCGTGTCCTACGGTGACGAGGTCGGTTTCGCCAGCACGCTCGAGGAGGCCCTGGACCAGGTGTTCGGAGGCGATTCCGGTGCCCAGACGGCGGATGGGGAGGACCCGGAGGCGGAGCCGGGTGGTGAACCGGGTTCGCAACCGGAAGTCCCTGAGACCCAGAGTCAACAGGAGCAACTCGGTCAGGCCCTGACCGACGCCAACGAGGCCATCCAGGCCTCCGAGGAGGCCATGGCCAATGGTGACTGGACGGCATATGGTGAGGCACAGACCCGTCTGAACGACGCGCTGTCCCGTGCCCTGGAGGCCGACGAGGCCATCCGTGGCGAGGCCACACCCGACGAGGGCGCCGAGGCGCCCGCTGACGGTGAGCAGACCGAGCCGCCGGCGGAGGGGGGCACCGAGGGCTGA
- a CDS encoding zinc-dependent metalloprotease, with translation MTNPPNGPGSHDGEDPLSDMLRRMFGEGGPDPEELRRALEQMGGAGGAGGPGGLPFDPSQLDPAMMSQMMQQFQTMMQSSPEDGPVNWTLARQSARQAAAGQDPTVGTFARREIDEALRLAELWLDGATEIESTGLLGKAWSRAEWVEASMDTWQRLTEPVAVSMSEAMSRAMRDQLPGQVPEEMQGMLEGMQPMLQNMGGTMFGLQLGQAVGALAQEVLSGTDSGFPVAGHQLAMVPVNIEEFGDGLEVPDDQIRIYLALREVARMRLFVHSPWLERDLYAAIEQYASGVHIDMSKIEEAARSIDPSDPESMQEAFAGASFIPEPTGTQKAALERLELTLALIEGWVDVVVTEAAKPLDAANALRETINRRRATGGPAEHAFGTLVGLDLRPRRLREAATLWEKIGEANGREYRDTIWRHPDLQPTAEDLDDPDGYVTRRETREQESAGLDDELRKLLEGGFGDGEGHK, from the coding sequence ATGACGAATCCCCCGAACGGCCCCGGTTCCCACGACGGCGAAGACCCGCTGTCCGACATGCTCCGCCGCATGTTCGGCGAGGGTGGGCCCGATCCCGAGGAATTGCGCCGTGCCCTCGAGCAGATGGGCGGCGCCGGTGGAGCCGGTGGCCCCGGAGGCCTTCCGTTCGACCCCTCCCAACTGGATCCGGCCATGATGAGCCAGATGATGCAGCAGTTCCAGACCATGATGCAGTCCTCGCCCGAGGACGGCCCGGTCAATTGGACCCTGGCCCGGCAGTCCGCGCGCCAGGCCGCCGCCGGACAGGACCCGACCGTCGGCACCTTCGCCCGGCGTGAGATCGACGAGGCCCTGCGGCTGGCGGAACTCTGGTTGGACGGTGCCACTGAGATCGAGTCCACCGGCCTGCTCGGCAAGGCCTGGTCCCGCGCGGAATGGGTCGAGGCGTCCATGGACACGTGGCAACGGCTCACCGAACCAGTGGCCGTCTCCATGTCCGAGGCCATGTCCCGGGCCATGAGGGACCAGCTGCCGGGCCAGGTGCCCGAGGAGATGCAGGGCATGCTGGAGGGCATGCAGCCGATGCTGCAGAACATGGGAGGCACCATGTTCGGCCTCCAGCTGGGCCAGGCCGTCGGCGCCCTCGCCCAGGAGGTCCTCTCCGGAACCGACTCAGGTTTCCCGGTGGCCGGGCACCAGTTGGCCATGGTCCCCGTGAACATCGAGGAGTTCGGAGACGGGCTCGAGGTCCCGGACGATCAGATCCGCATCTACCTGGCCCTACGGGAAGTGGCCCGCATGCGCCTGTTCGTGCACTCCCCCTGGCTGGAACGGGACCTGTACGCGGCGATCGAGCAGTATGCCTCGGGCGTGCACATCGACATGTCCAAGATCGAGGAGGCTGCCCGGTCCATCGACCCGTCCGATCCGGAATCCATGCAGGAGGCCTTCGCCGGGGCGTCGTTCATCCCCGAGCCCACGGGAACGCAGAAGGCGGCACTGGAGCGCCTCGAGTTGACCCTCGCGCTAATCGAGGGCTGGGTGGACGTGGTGGTCACCGAGGCCGCCAAGCCCCTGGATGCGGCGAACGCCCTGCGGGAGACCATCAATCGGCGCCGGGCCACAGGGGGCCCGGCGGAGCACGCCTTCGGCACCCTGGTCGGCCTGGACCTTCGTCCACGCCGGCTGCGTGAGGCGGCCACGCTCTGGGAGAAGATCGGTGAGGCCAACGGTCGCGAATACCGCGACACCATCTGGCGCCATCCCGACCTGCAGCCCACTGCCGAGGACCTGGACGATCCGGACGGCTACGTCACCCGGCGCGAGACCCGCGAACAGGAATCGGCAGGCCTCGACGACGAGCTGCGCAAACTCCTCGAGGGCGGGTTCGGCGACGGCGAAGGACACAAGTAG
- a CDS encoding M48 family metallopeptidase, with the protein MTSSRPDARPSTRTPARTASGTGRRRASGPGSPSREVEEMEVDGTFVRIVRSSRRTRTISAAWRDGRVQVSVPMGLGVEAERDWARRMLKKVASRQPAGPDSDGDLLARARKLARTWLGGEVEPSEVVWSTRQQRRWGSCTPTTGRIRIAAAVAGMPGWVLDGVLVHELVHLKHGDHSAAFHAMAERYPRQKEAMAFLNGVSHATGRGLTGPDGEPDD; encoded by the coding sequence ATGACGTCCTCACGGCCCGATGCCCGGCCTTCCACGCGAACCCCGGCCCGCACTGCGTCCGGGACCGGCCGTCGTCGGGCGTCGGGGCCCGGAAGTCCCAGCCGGGAAGTCGAGGAGATGGAGGTGGATGGCACGTTCGTCAGGATCGTGCGGTCCTCGCGCCGCACCCGCACCATCTCCGCTGCCTGGCGCGACGGACGGGTCCAGGTCTCGGTGCCGATGGGCCTGGGCGTCGAAGCGGAACGGGACTGGGCGCGCCGGATGCTGAAGAAGGTGGCCTCACGGCAACCGGCAGGCCCCGACTCGGACGGCGATCTGCTGGCCCGGGCCCGGAAACTGGCCCGTACCTGGCTGGGTGGCGAGGTGGAGCCGAGCGAGGTGGTGTGGTCCACCCGCCAGCAGCGCCGCTGGGGTTCGTGCACACCGACGACGGGCCGTATCCGCATCGCCGCCGCGGTGGCGGGGATGCCCGGGTGGGTGCTGGACGGCGTACTCGTACATGAACTCGTGCACTTGAAGCACGGTGACCACTCGGCTGCGTTCCACGCGATGGCGGAACGCTATCCGCGGCAGAAGGAGGCCATGGCCTTCCTCAACGGCGTCAGCCACGCGACCGGGCGGGGCCTGACAGGGCCGGACGGAGAACCGGACGACTGA